A DNA window from Providencia huaxiensis contains the following coding sequences:
- a CDS encoding tail assembly protein — protein sequence MATNDSLDLALPRLATIRFYGDLQRFGRRFDLNIKTAAEGLHALFLQIPNLKQQFRDGWYQIRISGSDVDPSELHQRVHEPLMANAVIHIVPRIEGAKTGGAFQFIAGAAVLAIGWWNPAGWSFGASMMLAGGAMMIGGVAQMLTPIPKPANLSRSEEEKGNTYFSNLENAVAQGMAVPVAYGEIMCGSRVISQAIEIMDDGDAKDIDVGKHGGSGET from the coding sequence TGACTCACTCGATTTGGCGCTACCGCGACTGGCAACCATCCGCTTTTATGGGGATCTGCAACGATTTGGCCGTCGATTCGATTTAAATATTAAAACCGCAGCTGAAGGGCTTCATGCCTTATTTCTTCAAATTCCCAATCTAAAACAACAATTCCGTGATGGCTGGTACCAAATTCGCATTAGCGGATCCGATGTTGACCCCAGCGAATTACATCAGCGTGTCCATGAACCTCTGATGGCAAATGCGGTAATTCACATCGTTCCGCGTATCGAGGGTGCAAAAACAGGGGGGGCATTTCAATTTATTGCCGGCGCAGCCGTTTTGGCGATCGGGTGGTGGAACCCTGCAGGCTGGAGTTTTGGCGCGTCGATGATGCTGGCAGGTGGTGCAATGATGATTGGTGGGGTCGCGCAAATGTTAACGCCGATACCTAAGCCTGCCAATTTGTCGCGTTCTGAAGAAGAAAAAGGGAACACGTACTTCAGCAATCTCGAAAACGCAGTGGCGCAGGGGATGGCGGTACCGGTTGCTTATGGTGAAATTATGTGCGGCTCAAGGGTGATTTCACAAGCAATTGAAATCATGGATGACGGTGACGCAAAAGATATTGATGTGGGTAAACACGGTGGTAGTGGGGAGACGTAA
- a CDS encoding phage tail protein: MGKGGGKQHTPYEAPNDLTSRQKLSIIDLVSEGPIEGPVGDLKGVYLNNTPVIDSSGNSNVNGMTAQWVSGTLEQPALEGFSSSSSETPVSIEIKKSTPVTRTITSRNIDRLRLTFGTQALVEVKDNGDRVGTSVELQIQVQRNGSWVTEKNITIRGKRSNSPYLMAVIIDKLPPPPFSIRMVRLTPDSNSDKLQNNTIWSSYTEITDINQTYPGSAVAGLTFESEQFGNQYPTRNYLVRGLIVQVPNNYNPETRVYSGIWDGTFKPAYTNNPAWVLYSLLTTKRFGLGKRLKIAEVDKFALYVIGQYCDQLVPDGFGNKEPRVTCNAYITDIRKAYDYFSDLCSIMRIMPVWNGLQMTFVQDRPSDVVWPYTNANVVNGRFHYSFSPLKARHTVIEVRFIDPQNGWKTSVEQVSDDALVAQFGLNVLRVDAFGCTSRGQARRYGLWILLTEKLETQTVEFEVGAEGLRHTPGDIIEIMDNDWVGGEDPIGGRLIAIDATQKILTLDREVTKPKSGTAFISLMNATGRYEHVKVTGYLGNNQIKVESVPKGVATKSVWGINQPDLARRLFRAITISDKGDGTYGVIAVQHVPEKEAMVDQGVKFEPLPDTPLGGYIPPVENLSVEVSADSDNWQVEANWTTATAVRGVDFVLKLTQAGRIVGTAKTQENRYRIGNLPQGNYLLSVAPQNKDGQKGEQASVSFDINPPPPPSYIDVEPGFFSLGIIPHVGGQNALRLQYEFWFSEKQIANINEVELLAEYLGNGTMWVIQGRKLKAGQTYFIYVRTVNPVGKSQFVEANGKPEDRADEILEVVGDKFLSTEAGQQMQEQIDFNQGNVQLQLEQAAEATLNNTMMLNQVSWRLFEEEGTRKSEIFRLEQVRVSDQEALARWQQQVKTDYEQTSSAVLKVEESISTLEESTAKDISQVKAEIKQVDDKLAPIDARVTEQKEAIAKIDETQTKHIETAGSRFNDNEALINQLARTIANAESSLAEMGMQLTAEYGNQAVEQLRIKASITRLDTVTANKFQSFAQSIEKLETQFNDVNATITTLKKTVSDNEEAQAEVNELIKSEVGENKAAIELRGQTIFDHKGNGSAIYTIKTGINWNGQYYDAKFLMGATVANGKVVTQIGFSADTFGIFNPSSGKLEPVFFVENGQVFINEAFINKAVIGSIVVQTDMRSPNYVPGKSGMRIDMQNSVFETNSNEGDYSVIRNSKGDYFKYKNTYIIELGWFL; the protein is encoded by the coding sequence ATGGGTAAAGGCGGCGGTAAACAACATACTCCTTATGAGGCGCCAAACGATTTAACATCACGGCAGAAATTATCAATTATTGATTTAGTGAGTGAGGGTCCAATTGAGGGACCAGTTGGTGATTTAAAGGGGGTTTATCTTAATAATACTCCCGTTATTGACTCCTCTGGTAACAGCAATGTAAACGGCATGACCGCTCAGTGGGTGTCAGGCACTTTAGAGCAACCAGCCTTAGAGGGGTTTTCATCATCATCAAGCGAAACTCCTGTCAGTATTGAAATCAAAAAAAGCACACCTGTAACTCGCACAATAACTTCACGAAATATTGACCGCTTACGGTTAACGTTTGGCACCCAAGCGTTGGTTGAAGTGAAAGATAATGGGGATCGTGTTGGCACATCAGTTGAGTTACAAATTCAGGTACAACGTAATGGTTCGTGGGTAACTGAAAAAAATATCACTATTCGTGGTAAAAGGAGTAATTCCCCATACCTAATGGCTGTGATTATCGATAAGTTGCCACCGCCACCTTTTAGCATTCGCATGGTTCGTCTAACGCCAGATAGCAACAGCGATAAATTACAAAATAATACTATTTGGTCAAGTTACACCGAAATTACCGATATTAATCAAACCTATCCAGGCTCAGCAGTCGCGGGTCTAACGTTTGAAAGTGAACAGTTTGGTAATCAATATCCTACACGTAACTATTTAGTTCGGGGGCTGATTGTTCAAGTGCCGAACAATTATAATCCTGAAACTCGCGTATACAGTGGCATTTGGGATGGAACGTTTAAGCCTGCGTATACCAATAATCCTGCGTGGGTGCTGTATAGCTTATTAACAACGAAGCGATTTGGGCTAGGTAAAAGACTGAAAATAGCTGAGGTTGATAAGTTTGCGCTTTACGTTATTGGTCAATATTGCGATCAACTGGTACCTGATGGCTTCGGTAATAAAGAGCCTCGAGTCACCTGCAATGCTTATATTACTGATATTCGCAAAGCTTATGATTACTTCAGTGACCTGTGCTCAATAATGCGCATCATGCCTGTGTGGAATGGGCTGCAAATGACATTTGTTCAAGACCGCCCTAGTGATGTCGTTTGGCCTTACACAAATGCAAACGTGGTTAATGGTCGTTTCCACTACAGCTTTAGCCCATTAAAGGCTCGTCATACCGTTATTGAAGTACGCTTTATTGATCCGCAAAACGGCTGGAAAACCAGTGTTGAGCAAGTCTCTGATGATGCATTGGTTGCTCAGTTTGGTCTTAACGTGCTTCGAGTTGATGCATTTGGCTGCACAAGCCGTGGACAAGCTCGGCGTTATGGTCTGTGGATATTATTGACAGAAAAATTAGAGACCCAAACTGTTGAGTTTGAAGTAGGCGCGGAAGGGCTACGCCATACTCCCGGTGACATTATCGAAATTATGGATAATGACTGGGTGGGTGGCGAGGACCCTATTGGCGGTAGGCTCATTGCCATCGATGCCACTCAAAAGATTTTAACGCTTGATAGAGAAGTCACAAAACCTAAATCTGGTACCGCTTTTATTTCGTTAATGAATGCCACTGGCCGTTATGAGCACGTAAAAGTGACAGGGTACTTAGGCAACAATCAAATTAAAGTTGAATCGGTACCAAAAGGTGTCGCCACAAAATCGGTATGGGGTATTAACCAGCCCGATTTGGCTCGTCGTTTATTTAGGGCGATTACGATTTCTGATAAGGGTGATGGCACTTACGGTGTTATTGCAGTTCAGCATGTTCCCGAAAAAGAGGCCATGGTTGACCAGGGGGTGAAATTTGAACCGTTGCCTGACACGCCATTGGGCGGCTACATTCCTCCAGTTGAAAACCTCTCTGTTGAAGTCAGTGCAGATAGTGACAACTGGCAAGTGGAAGCCAACTGGACAACCGCAACGGCGGTTCGAGGTGTTGATTTTGTCCTCAAACTAACTCAAGCGGGGCGTATTGTTGGTACCGCGAAAACCCAAGAAAACCGTTATCGCATTGGTAATTTACCGCAAGGGAATTACCTGCTCTCTGTCGCACCACAAAATAAAGATGGGCAAAAGGGCGAACAAGCCTCGGTCTCATTTGATATTAACCCACCGCCACCGCCGTCTTACATCGATGTTGAGCCGGGCTTTTTCAGTTTAGGGATTATTCCTCATGTGGGAGGGCAAAATGCGCTGCGCCTGCAGTATGAGTTTTGGTTTTCCGAAAAACAGATTGCGAATATCAATGAAGTTGAGTTGCTAGCTGAATACCTTGGTAATGGCACGATGTGGGTTATTCAGGGGAGAAAGCTTAAAGCTGGCCAGACATATTTTATTTATGTCAGAACCGTGAACCCAGTAGGAAAATCGCAGTTTGTTGAAGCCAATGGTAAGCCAGAGGATCGGGCTGATGAAATATTGGAGGTTGTCGGCGATAAATTCCTCAGCACTGAAGCTGGCCAGCAAATGCAAGAGCAAATCGACTTCAATCAAGGAAATGTTCAACTGCAACTTGAGCAAGCGGCTGAAGCGACACTTAACAACACAATGATGTTAAATCAAGTTTCATGGCGTTTATTCGAAGAAGAGGGCACGCGTAAATCTGAAATATTCCGACTTGAACAAGTGAGAGTATCAGACCAGGAGGCGCTAGCACGCTGGCAGCAGCAAGTTAAAACAGACTACGAGCAAACCTCATCCGCAGTTCTAAAAGTGGAAGAATCTATTTCAACACTTGAAGAATCGACAGCTAAAGACATCTCACAAGTGAAAGCTGAGATTAAACAAGTTGATGACAAGCTTGCACCAATTGACGCTCGTGTAACAGAGCAAAAAGAGGCTATTGCTAAAATCGATGAGACGCAAACGAAGCATATTGAAACAGCAGGATCCCGATTTAATGATAATGAAGCGCTAATCAATCAACTAGCACGCACAATTGCCAATGCTGAAAGCTCACTAGCGGAAATGGGGATGCAGCTGACTGCGGAATATGGCAATCAAGCAGTTGAGCAATTGAGAATAAAAGCGTCTATTACTCGACTCGATACTGTTACAGCTAACAAATTCCAATCATTTGCACAGTCTATTGAAAAGCTAGAAACGCAGTTTAATGATGTGAATGCAACCATCACAACACTTAAGAAAACGGTGTCTGACAATGAGGAAGCACAAGCGGAAGTTAACGAGCTCATTAAATCAGAAGTGGGTGAGAATAAGGCAGCAATTGAATTGCGTGGGCAAACTATTTTCGATCACAAAGGGAATGGTTCTGCGATTTACACAATTAAGACCGGTATTAATTGGAATGGCCAATACTATGACGCCAAGTTTCTTATGGGCGCTACGGTGGCAAATGGAAAGGTAGTTACGCAGATTGGCTTCAGTGCAGATACATTCGGTATTTTCAATCCTTCCAGTGGCAAGTTGGAGCCTGTTTTCTTTGTTGAAAATGGTCAAGTATTTATCAATGAAGCGTTTATTAACAAGGCAGTCATTGGCAGTATTGTTGTCCAAACTGACATGCGCTCACCTAACTATGTGCCGGGTAAATCTGGAATGCGTATTGATATGCAAAATAGTGTGTTCGAAACAAACAGCAATGAGGGGGACTACTCCGTTATTCGAAACAGTAAAGGCGACTACTTTAAGTATAAAAACACCTACATTATTGAATTGGGGTGGTTCTTATGA
- a CDS encoding phage tail fiber protein, which translates to MIYEIGTISTKASDPKITGKNTLWKNSVTKVSVGQIILIQSGDTIYQNSIRSVESDIQMTLSFPVPATLTDVKYVISITMIGSVSDGVNKATAMITESYQLMMILNRLMTESGVIKVVLPDGTEMQLRTEKERDRLLDGKLDKAGGDVNGRLDVASVVVASQLVAKTPKESRIQLNPIDAGPRIESRTEGGAWRIYALPETGGTLMKVGDFGVGALSINNVPKELDLNANKARALGFFYINPDAVGTPSGRSEYGGGVYFGRDPAVSSNILYSPDWSSKVYFRTPIGASAMSGWYEFYTTGNTTKDANGNLKAASPIVKVFADHVDPNEEAEGVTLKKLHTGIYQLHGVLGLHSDASWGGVNGGITIPCGINQLPLVYALYDVLEKGKPHPFDGRIVEPDEDGDIVLYTSYRQHDLPQNIQYERFKLYPEFLRDATEGEESIPGFDGKVELTPGEPCDIPRGHWVDVRVNMPSNSIYNQKQAEAERLAKMEAERLAQEEAKRAAEEAERAEQEAAEQVEQQ; encoded by the coding sequence ATGATTTATGAAATTGGCACTATCTCAACAAAGGCTAGCGACCCAAAAATAACAGGTAAAAACACGTTATGGAAAAACAGTGTGACGAAAGTCTCTGTAGGTCAAATTATTCTTATACAGTCTGGAGATACGATATATCAAAACAGCATTCGCTCGGTGGAAAGTGATATACAAATGACGTTGAGCTTTCCTGTCCCGGCAACACTCACAGATGTGAAATACGTTATCTCAATCACGATGATTGGTTCGGTATCAGACGGCGTTAACAAAGCAACAGCAATGATCACTGAAAGCTATCAACTGATGATGATATTGAACCGACTCATGACCGAATCCGGTGTGATTAAAGTTGTGTTACCTGACGGCACTGAAATGCAACTGAGAACGGAGAAAGAAAGGGATAGATTGCTAGATGGGAAGCTTGATAAGGCAGGTGGAGATGTTAATGGTCGACTGGATGTAGCATCTGTCGTTGTAGCAAGTCAGTTAGTGGCTAAAACACCAAAAGAAAGTCGCATACAACTAAATCCTATCGATGCTGGCCCACGAATTGAATCGCGTACAGAAGGTGGAGCATGGCGAATTTATGCACTACCTGAAACTGGTGGCACGTTAATGAAAGTTGGTGATTTTGGAGTTGGAGCGTTAAGTATAAATAATGTACCAAAGGAGTTGGATCTTAATGCCAACAAAGCGAGAGCACTAGGCTTTTTTTATATTAATCCCGATGCAGTTGGAACCCCTTCAGGAAGGAGCGAATATGGTGGTGGCGTGTATTTTGGAAGAGACCCAGCAGTTTCATCTAATATTTTATATTCCCCTGATTGGTCTTCAAAGGTTTATTTTAGAACACCGATTGGTGCATCAGCGATGTCAGGGTGGTATGAGTTCTATACAACAGGGAATACGACAAAAGACGCAAATGGTAACTTAAAAGCCGCATCGCCGATTGTTAAAGTTTTTGCTGACCATGTCGATCCAAATGAAGAAGCCGAAGGTGTAACACTCAAAAAATTGCACACGGGAATTTATCAATTACATGGCGTTCTTGGCCTGCACTCGGATGCTAGCTGGGGTGGTGTAAATGGTGGTATTACGATTCCATGCGGTATTAACCAGCTCCCATTGGTATATGCGCTTTATGATGTACTTGAAAAAGGCAAACCACACCCATTTGACGGTCGTATTGTTGAGCCCGATGAGGACGGGGATATTGTTTTGTATACATCATATCGTCAGCATGATTTACCGCAAAATATTCAATATGAACGCTTCAAGCTTTACCCTGAGTTTTTGCGTGATGCTACAGAGGGTGAGGAATCAATACCGGGTTTTGACGGAAAAGTTGAATTAACACCCGGAGAACCTTGCGATATTCCTCGCGGCCACTGGGTTGATGTTCGTGTAAACATGCCATCAAACTCTATCTACAATCAAAAGCAAGCTGAAGCTGAGAGACTCGCTAAGATGGAAGCAGAGCGATTAGCGCAAGAAGAAGCCAAACGCGCAGCAGAGGAAGCGGAAAGGGCAGAGCAGGAAGCTGCGGAGCAGGTGGAGCAACAATAA
- a CDS encoding GIY-YIG nuclease family protein — MLLKSDTKALMVNITAGDKMIMDGGWIYVFMSASDYNRFKVGMTINNPLIRLNNLRTGDPTLDFQVAYFIPSTLNWNLFELENHIHKELEAGSGRINFFNEKPSEWFIGDCRNAWFELDVIFENLGVDVTDYFDPEAKKIVRFWEENLRLLYAPPAPLDEDGLPFF; from the coding sequence GTGTTATTAAAATCAGATACTAAAGCTTTGATGGTTAATATTACCGCAGGAGATAAGATGATAATGGATGGCGGGTGGATTTATGTTTTTATGAGTGCCTCTGACTATAATAGATTTAAGGTTGGAATGACAATAAACAATCCTTTAATACGATTGAATAACCTAAGAACTGGGGATCCAACTCTTGATTTTCAGGTTGCATATTTCATTCCTTCAACATTGAATTGGAATTTATTCGAATTAGAGAACCATATACACAAAGAGCTTGAAGCAGGATCCGGCAGAATAAATTTTTTTAATGAAAAGCCATCAGAATGGTTCATTGGTGATTGTAGAAATGCATGGTTTGAGCTAGATGTTATTTTTGAAAATTTAGGTGTTGACGTTACCGACTACTTCGATCCTGAAGCGAAAAAGATTGTCAGATTTTGGGAAGAAAATTTAAGATTATTATATGCCCCACCAGCTCCACTTGATGAGGATGGTCTTCCATTTTTTTAA
- a CDS encoding lipoprotein translates to MKKFLIAAMVGFLTLLSGCSQLSEFSISESQINNYLANKVKYDHKVGITGFADADIQLANLKSEIGRSEPGKVALTGDATVKLDSLIGKAEAQINLTLTARPYFDAKTGSIYLKELNISNYKVTPENMDTAMSAVIPYLNSSLETFFETQPVYVLNPDNGAAEATAKKLAKGLEIKPGKLVIPLVD, encoded by the coding sequence ATGAAGAAGTTTTTAATCGCTGCTATGGTGGGCTTTCTCACTCTTTTATCGGGCTGTAGCCAATTATCTGAGTTTAGTATTAGTGAGTCACAAATTAATAATTACCTTGCTAATAAAGTGAAATATGACCATAAAGTCGGTATTACGGGTTTTGCTGATGCAGATATTCAGCTCGCGAATTTAAAATCAGAAATCGGCCGCAGTGAACCAGGAAAAGTCGCGTTAACGGGGGATGCAACCGTTAAATTAGACTCGCTGATTGGTAAAGCGGAAGCACAAATTAACCTGACACTCACTGCGCGTCCTTACTTTGACGCCAAAACAGGTTCAATTTACTTAAAAGAATTGAATATTAGCAATTACAAAGTGACGCCAGAAAATATGGATACCGCTATGTCAGCTGTTATTCCTTACTTAAACAGTTCACTTGAAACTTTCTTTGAAACTCAGCCTGTTTATGTGTTGAATCCAGATAATGGTGCTGCTGAAGCAACCGCGAAGAAACTCGCTAAAGGGCTGGAAATCAAACCGGGCAAACTGGTCATTCCATTAGTCGATTGA
- the mdtH gene encoding multidrug efflux MFS transporter MdtH: MAQVSRARSLGKYFLLFDNMLVVLGFFVVFPLISIRFVDQLGWAAVVVGFALGIRQFVQQGLGIFGGAIADRFGAKPMIVIGMLLRASGFAVMAVAHDPWILWLSCVLSALGGTLFDPPRTALVIKLTRPYERGRFYSLLLMQDSAGAVIGALIGSWLLQYDFHYVCWVGAAVFIIAAICNAWLLPAYRISTVRTPIKEGMGRVLKDKRFVTYVVTLAGYFMLSVQVMLMFPIVVNELAGTPTAVKWMYAIEAAISLTLLYPIARWSEKHFRLEHRLMAGLFLMSLSMFPIGMTTSLNTLFALICLFYLGTITADPARETLSASLADPRARGSYMGFSRLGLALGGAVGYTGGGWMYDIGHQWNMPQLPWFLLGIIGFITLWALHKQFNRKKIETVMLSGQ; encoded by the coding sequence ATGGCGCAGGTGTCACGGGCAAGAAGCCTTGGTAAGTATTTTCTCCTATTTGACAACATGTTGGTTGTCCTCGGCTTTTTTGTCGTTTTTCCACTTATTTCTATTCGGTTTGTTGATCAGCTGGGTTGGGCTGCCGTGGTGGTGGGTTTTGCCTTAGGAATTCGTCAGTTTGTTCAACAGGGTTTGGGGATTTTTGGCGGTGCTATTGCTGACCGATTTGGCGCAAAACCCATGATTGTCATTGGGATGTTATTACGCGCCAGTGGTTTTGCGGTGATGGCCGTGGCCCATGACCCTTGGATATTATGGTTATCTTGTGTCCTCTCAGCACTGGGTGGCACCTTATTTGACCCTCCACGAACCGCATTAGTGATTAAATTGACCCGCCCGTATGAACGCGGCCGTTTTTATTCTTTACTCTTAATGCAAGACAGTGCTGGAGCCGTTATTGGCGCGTTGATTGGTAGTTGGTTATTGCAATATGACTTCCATTATGTCTGCTGGGTTGGCGCTGCGGTGTTTATTATTGCGGCCATTTGCAATGCTTGGTTATTACCCGCTTACCGGATCTCAACTGTCAGAACCCCCATCAAAGAAGGCATGGGACGCGTACTGAAAGACAAACGTTTTGTAACTTATGTGGTCACATTGGCGGGCTATTTTATGTTGTCAGTACAAGTGATGCTTATGTTCCCGATTGTTGTCAATGAATTAGCAGGCACACCTACTGCCGTCAAATGGATGTATGCCATTGAAGCAGCAATATCTTTAACATTGCTTTACCCTATTGCGCGTTGGAGCGAAAAACATTTTCGCCTTGAACACCGGCTCATGGCCGGGCTATTTTTAATGAGTCTCAGCATGTTTCCAATTGGCATGACAACCTCTCTCAATACGTTATTTGCTCTTATTTGCCTCTTTTATCTCGGCACAATAACCGCTGACCCAGCTAGAGAAACATTGAGCGCGTCACTTGCTGACCCAAGAGCACGAGGGAGCTATATGGGCTTTAGCCGCTTAGGCCTTGCTTTAGGCGGAGCTGTCGGTTATACCGGTGGCGGCTGGATGTACGATATTGGCCACCAATGGAATATGCCACAATTACCTTGGTTCTTATTAGGGATCATCGGTTTTATCACTTTATGGGCTCTTCATAAGCAATTTAACCGTAAAAAAATTGAAACAGTCATGTTGAGTGGGCAGTAA